In one Nitrospira sp. genomic region, the following are encoded:
- a CDS encoding PepSY domain-containing protein, translating into MGQASSVTAQRRKRWLNAHLYLGFSVGALLVLIGLTGSILVFHLEIDEWLNSDLIRVAPQVGGAAAYRPVDEIAAAARRAMPKGAQLVYGQYPRHDGIAYRWNVSVPSGPDAKSPMDFELDHVFVNPYSAEVIGSRLVRPAGLGGAVPRTFVGFVFALHYALLLPRFGDPPFGDTVVAVIGMVLTVSLFTGLYLWWPKSGGWMAALTIKRGAHVRRMNFDVHKTAGVYFSIVLLALFVSGVYLNLRAPFHAVVRLFSPTVDRFTIQSESPRGRPPLTLGQALDIVISRYPEGRVEWLYPAKKPTAAYTICQREVPNVSLVLSRRCVVVDQYSGEILHVQTPDGGTAGDYFIQWQWPVHSGQVFGMAGRWIVFASGLVCPLLFVTGWYLWWRKSRGRRARQPMEPGVPVEARVDEVATASVKGGRT; encoded by the coding sequence GTGGGACAGGCATCGTCGGTGACGGCACAGCGACGGAAGCGGTGGCTGAACGCGCATTTGTACCTGGGGTTTTCTGTCGGCGCCCTCCTGGTCCTGATCGGGCTGACCGGCAGCATCCTGGTGTTTCATCTGGAGATCGACGAGTGGCTCAACTCCGACCTGATCCGGGTGGCACCGCAGGTGGGTGGCGCGGCGGCCTACCGACCGGTGGATGAGATTGCCGCGGCTGCGAGGCGCGCCATGCCGAAGGGAGCGCAACTCGTGTACGGGCAATACCCCCGGCATGACGGAATTGCCTATCGATGGAACGTGTCGGTGCCGTCCGGGCCGGACGCGAAGTCACCGATGGATTTTGAGCTTGACCACGTCTTCGTCAATCCGTATAGCGCCGAGGTCATCGGGTCCCGATTGGTCCGTCCGGCCGGCCTCGGCGGCGCCGTGCCTCGCACGTTCGTCGGCTTCGTGTTTGCACTGCACTATGCGTTGCTGTTGCCGCGATTCGGAGACCCGCCGTTCGGGGATACGGTTGTCGCCGTCATCGGAATGGTGCTGACCGTTTCCTTGTTCACGGGCCTCTACCTCTGGTGGCCCAAGAGCGGCGGGTGGATGGCCGCGTTGACGATCAAGCGGGGCGCGCATGTGCGCCGGATGAATTTCGATGTGCACAAGACGGCCGGGGTCTATTTTTCGATCGTGCTGCTCGCGCTGTTTGTCTCGGGAGTCTATCTCAATCTGCGGGCCCCGTTTCATGCCGTGGTGCGGCTGTTCTCCCCCACGGTCGATCGCTTTACGATTCAATCTGAATCGCCTCGAGGCCGGCCGCCTCTGACTCTGGGCCAGGCTCTCGACATAGTCATCAGTCGCTATCCGGAAGGGCGGGTGGAATGGCTCTATCCCGCCAAGAAGCCCACGGCCGCCTATACCATCTGCCAGCGAGAGGTACCCAACGTCAGTCTGGTGCTCAGCCGGCGGTGTGTGGTGGTGGATCAATACAGCGGCGAGATCCTGCATGTGCAAACACCTGACGGGGGAACCGCCGGAGACTATTTCATCCAGTGGCAGTGGCCGGTGCACTCCGGCCAGGTATTCGGGATGGCGGGGCGCTGGATCGTCTTCGCCTCCGGCCTCGTATGTCCGCTGTTATTCGTTACCGGCTGGTACTTATGGTGGAGGAAGAGCCGGGGGAGGCGCGCGCGGCAGCCTATGGAGCCTGGCGTTCCGGTCGAGGCGCGTGTTGATGAGGTCGCAACAGCATCAGTGAAGGGGGGCCGTACATGA
- a CDS encoding efflux RND transporter periplasmic adaptor subunit → MSSHQSPDRPEPRKSGIHDADLDGLAIRRPAPGEPSPAGRRRWIWLTLAVLLVAAGLAWSGAWLQPDQRVEVVPVIRMPSGSGAGLAATGYVVAQRQASIASKGTGRLIYFGVNVGDRVKEGQLIARIEHDDMDALYRQALARLGVARAQLGAAKPELEEATLSFERVRTLLEQSFVTKSEYDMASARLRRAAAAVKSAEAAVTAAEAERQNATVQLDNTSIHAPFDGVIVKKLAEIGEVVSPFTATVRSGGSVVNMVDPLSVTVDAEVSESMIHRVRAGQPAEIQLDSVPGYRYQGEVQQVMPIADRAKGTVLTRIRFRDLDDRVRPELSAKVTFGPVPGTPTEPGEDWGVPSTAVVTREGRSVVLVVRAGIVAEAVVQVGTPAAGMVPVHGPLSQTDEVIVAPTETMRSGSTVSVIRRAS, encoded by the coding sequence GTGTCTAGTCATCAATCACCCGATCGTCCTGAGCCTCGCAAGTCCGGCATTCACGACGCCGATTTGGACGGGTTGGCGATTCGTCGTCCCGCTCCCGGTGAGCCCTCGCCTGCCGGTCGGCGCCGGTGGATCTGGCTGACGCTGGCCGTCCTGTTGGTTGCGGCCGGATTGGCCTGGAGCGGCGCCTGGCTGCAGCCGGATCAACGGGTCGAGGTGGTTCCGGTGATTCGCATGCCGTCAGGGAGCGGGGCCGGATTGGCGGCGACCGGGTATGTGGTCGCGCAGCGGCAGGCCTCGATTGCGTCCAAGGGCACCGGACGATTGATCTATTTCGGCGTCAACGTCGGTGATCGCGTGAAGGAGGGCCAACTGATCGCACGTATCGAGCATGACGACATGGATGCGCTCTATCGGCAGGCCTTGGCACGGTTGGGTGTGGCGCGGGCGCAACTGGGTGCCGCCAAACCGGAACTCGAAGAGGCGACGCTGAGTTTCGAGCGGGTGAGGACGCTCCTGGAGCAGTCGTTTGTCACCAAATCGGAGTATGACATGGCCTCGGCCCGCCTGCGTCGTGCCGCGGCTGCCGTGAAATCGGCTGAAGCGGCAGTGACCGCGGCCGAGGCGGAACGCCAAAACGCCACGGTTCAACTTGACAATACCAGCATCCACGCGCCCTTCGACGGAGTCATCGTGAAGAAACTGGCGGAGATCGGCGAGGTCGTATCGCCGTTCACCGCCACCGTCCGTTCCGGAGGGTCCGTGGTGAACATGGTCGACCCCTTGTCCGTGACGGTCGATGCGGAGGTGTCGGAATCAATGATTCACCGCGTGCGGGCCGGCCAGCCGGCGGAGATTCAACTCGATTCGGTGCCGGGGTACCGATATCAGGGCGAAGTGCAGCAGGTGATGCCGATCGCCGATCGCGCCAAGGGGACGGTGCTCACGCGCATCCGATTTCGTGACCTGGATGATCGGGTGCGGCCTGAACTGAGCGCCAAGGTCACGTTTGGTCCTGTTCCCGGGACGCCGACAGAGCCGGGGGAAGACTGGGGTGTGCCGTCCACCGCCGTGGTGACGCGCGAGGGGCGGTCGGTGGTGCTCGTTGTGCGTGCGGGTATCGTGGCGGAAGCGGTGGTGCAGGTCGGGACCCCCGCGGCTGGGATGGTCCCCGTGCATGGACCCTTGTCGCAGACCGATGAAGTGATTGTCGCGCCGACCGAAACCATGCGTTCCGGCAGCACGGTGTCGGTCATCCGTCGAGCTTCGTAA
- a CDS encoding TonB-dependent receptor, producing MLLICGVFAGHAGAQSETPGPGAVESEQVLRERLQQNVREREQLLQQLEDIGRTRDESLPKDERPERYREAAAPPVESGATEESPVYELADISIVSKRVQKHPEGLAFSATPRSETDSQPTRTMKESMESLPGVILRSANGPRDFGVSIRGSGVKTTGVVRDLKFYEDGIGQTQSDGFSRLDMHDPWFMQSVEVTRGAASSLYDNAALGGMIHFKTRRGGDINGLETFLSGGSYGYQKYAVALGREYSDVDIALFASQVSEDGYLRHSDYNTQTVNLNFRFKLGDKDNFYVKAVTNALNANVPTRLTLTQFNADSRQAGGTGFGNDPLRLAQRRLDRRTVIGGLYERQLDASTVFTLEADYDVRDINQTFTQINDAFYPNFKGYADLRHDGRLGDMPLRSYVGFFANNMEQESQTFENLGDFRGTRGTLVQNSRGTIRNIGGRVREELEFIPTWTVAAGLGFQQSQISVQTINYTAGALGSSPSADRTFYNWAPEVSLSWKPTDQHRHWVRASTGYSVPGFANLTTGLDGLAGTNFSIKPQKNYNFEIGTDSKLHKTFGVQLVGFWVLVKDEIITQVNSTTAGSFAINADSSQYRGVEASYDWRPAPGWRFSGAYTHIDAQYINFADQFRVNGTGPVTQILRDGKSVPNVARDVLNLKQEYDHPSGWGGWFETTYWNSYFLNNNNTVGAPAYWLLNANLHKTIEFSPTSWFRFAKFYLQLDNIADKRYVGSGGVIADSTPDANKTLFFAGYGRAIYGGVTLGLF from the coding sequence ATGCTGCTGATATGTGGGGTATTCGCCGGTCACGCGGGGGCGCAGAGCGAGACGCCGGGGCCCGGCGCGGTGGAGTCGGAGCAGGTCTTGCGCGAACGGCTGCAGCAGAATGTGCGCGAGCGTGAGCAGCTCTTGCAGCAACTGGAAGACATCGGCCGCACGCGCGACGAGTCGTTGCCGAAAGACGAGCGGCCGGAACGGTATCGCGAAGCGGCTGCTCCACCGGTCGAATCGGGAGCGACTGAGGAGTCGCCGGTCTATGAATTGGCCGACATCAGCATCGTGAGCAAACGGGTGCAAAAACATCCGGAGGGGCTGGCGTTCTCGGCGACGCCGCGATCGGAAACCGATTCGCAGCCGACGCGCACGATGAAAGAGTCGATGGAGTCGCTGCCGGGCGTGATCCTGCGTTCGGCCAACGGCCCCCGCGATTTCGGAGTCTCGATTCGCGGTTCGGGCGTCAAGACTACCGGCGTCGTGCGCGATTTGAAATTTTATGAAGACGGCATCGGCCAAACGCAATCCGACGGATTTTCTCGCCTCGACATGCACGACCCCTGGTTCATGCAGAGCGTGGAAGTGACACGAGGTGCGGCCTCGTCGCTGTATGACAACGCGGCGCTCGGCGGCATGATTCACTTCAAAACGCGCCGCGGCGGTGATATCAACGGGCTTGAAACCTTCTTGAGCGGCGGTTCGTATGGCTATCAAAAGTATGCGGTGGCCCTTGGCCGGGAATACAGCGATGTGGACATCGCCCTCTTCGCCAGCCAGGTCTCTGAAGACGGCTATCTCCGGCACAGCGATTACAATACGCAAACGGTCAACCTGAATTTCCGGTTCAAATTGGGAGACAAGGACAACTTTTATGTGAAGGCCGTGACGAATGCGTTGAATGCGAACGTGCCGACGCGGTTGACGCTCACCCAATTCAACGCGGACTCGCGGCAGGCCGGGGGCACCGGCTTCGGCAACGACCCGCTGCGGTTGGCCCAGCGGCGCCTGGATCGACGGACCGTCATCGGCGGGCTCTATGAACGACAACTCGACGCGAGCACGGTATTCACGTTGGAAGCCGACTACGATGTCCGGGACATCAACCAGACCTTCACGCAAATCAACGATGCCTTCTATCCCAACTTCAAGGGCTATGCGGATCTCCGGCATGACGGCCGTCTGGGCGACATGCCGCTCCGGAGTTATGTGGGGTTCTTCGCCAACAATATGGAACAGGAATCGCAAACGTTCGAGAATCTCGGCGACTTTCGGGGGACGCGCGGCACGCTGGTGCAGAACAGCCGTGGCACCATTCGTAACATCGGCGGACGGGTGCGGGAAGAATTGGAATTCATACCCACGTGGACCGTGGCAGCCGGTCTCGGCTTCCAGCAGTCGCAAATCAGCGTGCAGACCATCAATTACACGGCTGGGGCGCTCGGGTCTTCGCCCAGCGCGGATCGCACCTTCTACAATTGGGCGCCAGAAGTCTCGCTGTCCTGGAAACCCACCGACCAGCACCGCCATTGGGTGCGGGCTTCGACCGGCTATTCCGTGCCGGGCTTCGCGAATTTAACGACCGGTTTGGACGGATTGGCCGGGACGAATTTTTCGATCAAGCCGCAGAAGAACTACAATTTTGAAATCGGCACGGATTCGAAGCTGCACAAGACCTTCGGGGTGCAACTGGTCGGATTCTGGGTCCTGGTCAAGGACGAGATCATTACTCAGGTCAACTCGACCACGGCCGGTTCGTTTGCGATCAACGCCGATTCGTCCCAATACCGTGGCGTCGAGGCGAGCTATGACTGGCGGCCCGCGCCAGGTTGGCGGTTCTCCGGGGCCTACACGCATATCGACGCGCAGTACATCAACTTTGCCGATCAGTTCAGAGTGAACGGGACAGGCCCGGTTACGCAGATTCTGCGGGACGGCAAGTCTGTGCCGAACGTCGCCCGCGATGTCCTGAACCTCAAGCAGGAATACGATCATCCTTCAGGCTGGGGCGGCTGGTTCGAAACCACCTATTGGAACAGTTATTTCTTGAACAACAACAATACCGTGGGCGCGCCGGCCTATTGGCTGCTGAACGCGAATCTGCACAAGACGATTGAGTTCAGCCCGACCTCGTGGTTCAGGTTCGCAAAGTTTTATCTGCAGCTCGACAACATCGCGGACAAACGGTATGTCGGCTCAGGCGGCGTGATCGCCGACAGCACGCCCGATGCAAACAAGACGCTGTTCTTCGCAGGCTATGGGCGAGCCATCTACGGAGGCGTGACGCTGGGCCTGTTCTAA
- a CDS encoding biopolymer transporter ExbD has protein sequence MEREVDQINVIPLVDIMLVLLVIVLTTATFITTGQIPVNLAKASSASERHDRPIIVTVTAEGGLFVDEHPLGEMELEAVLQQRSREAPVLVRADKVTKLERFVGIVDRVRSMGFQHVSLEVVRT, from the coding sequence ATGGAGCGTGAGGTCGATCAAATTAATGTGATTCCGCTGGTCGATATCATGCTGGTGCTGCTCGTGATTGTGCTGACCACCGCGACGTTCATCACCACGGGGCAGATCCCGGTCAATCTTGCGAAGGCGAGTTCGGCGAGCGAGCGGCATGATCGACCGATCATCGTCACCGTGACTGCGGAGGGCGGCTTGTTTGTCGATGAGCATCCGCTCGGGGAAATGGAATTGGAAGCGGTGCTTCAACAGCGGAGTCGCGAAGCACCGGTGCTGGTGCGCGCGGATAAGGTCACGAAATTGGAACGATTCGTCGGGATCGTGGATCGCGTGCGATCAATGGGCTTTCAGCACGTGAGTTTGGAGGTGGTGCGGACATGA
- a CDS encoding PepSY domain-containing protein has product MGHETVTSASVLMPDASRRTRRRAWRALWVQVHLYLGLFVGALLVVFGVTGSVLVFFQEIDEWLNPTLLTVEVPAPGPDEYRPVGEILAAAERAAAPGSRITQVYGAPTRERVVAVYVEQPSTAWQRIFVDPYQARVTGVRSYAAGEWVPRYFMDAVFSLHFQLLAGVNGVTLAAIVAWLLILALITGVIVWWPVNGQWRQALVIRRPVTPFRLLFDLHKTVALYLCLAIGAILLSGAYMNWADPIVWVTQLMSPATRGPVEAPHSTPLAGGHPISPEQAVALAAARYPEGRLRSISMPEDATGVYQVGRESVPGLSTFWSERIVSVDQYSGAILDVRAPDTRRSAGETFLDWQWPLHSGQAFGMPGRLLVCASGLACPVIYATGFLMWWRRRRGRERRPAAAAS; this is encoded by the coding sequence ATGGGACATGAGACCGTCACATCCGCATCGGTGTTGATGCCAGACGCCTCCCGGCGCACTCGCCGACGCGCGTGGCGCGCTCTGTGGGTGCAGGTGCATTTGTATTTGGGGCTATTCGTCGGAGCGCTGCTGGTGGTCTTCGGGGTGACGGGTAGCGTGCTCGTCTTCTTTCAGGAGATCGACGAGTGGCTGAATCCAACACTCCTGACGGTAGAGGTTCCGGCGCCAGGGCCGGATGAGTATCGGCCGGTGGGTGAGATCTTAGCGGCGGCGGAGCGGGCGGCGGCGCCGGGAAGCCGCATCACCCAGGTGTATGGCGCGCCGACTCGTGAACGTGTCGTGGCCGTGTATGTTGAGCAGCCCTCGACAGCCTGGCAGCGAATCTTTGTCGATCCCTATCAGGCCCGCGTGACAGGGGTGCGCAGCTACGCAGCTGGCGAGTGGGTCCCCCGCTATTTCATGGATGCCGTCTTTTCGCTGCATTTTCAACTCTTGGCCGGTGTGAACGGCGTGACTCTTGCGGCGATTGTGGCGTGGCTCCTGATTCTCGCGTTGATCACGGGCGTGATCGTCTGGTGGCCTGTGAATGGCCAGTGGCGGCAGGCGTTGGTCATCAGGAGACCGGTCACACCGTTCCGTCTCCTGTTTGATCTCCATAAGACGGTCGCGCTCTATCTCTGTCTTGCGATCGGGGCGATCTTGCTCTCGGGTGCCTATATGAACTGGGCAGATCCCATCGTCTGGGTGACACAGCTTATGTCTCCGGCAACACGCGGGCCTGTGGAGGCCCCTCATTCCACCCCGCTTGCCGGTGGGCATCCGATCAGCCCGGAGCAGGCGGTGGCGTTGGCGGCGGCTCGCTATCCGGAGGGCCGACTGAGGTCGATCTCCATGCCGGAAGATGCAACAGGCGTCTATCAGGTCGGACGGGAAAGCGTGCCGGGATTGAGCACGTTTTGGTCGGAACGGATCGTGAGCGTGGATCAATACAGTGGTGCGATTCTCGACGTGCGGGCCCCCGATACAAGGCGGAGCGCCGGCGAAACGTTTCTCGATTGGCAATGGCCCCTGCATTCGGGGCAGGCGTTCGGGATGCCCGGCCGTCTGCTCGTGTGTGCAAGCGGCCTGGCCTGTCCGGTGATCTATGCCACCGGGTTCCTCATGTGGTGGCGTAGGCGGCGTGGGCGAGAGCGGCGGCCCGCGGCGGCGGCGTCGTAA
- a CDS encoding TonB-dependent receptor, whose protein sequence is MKMRRLISTLSTRTAVALGVVVLCPILSTWAAEPQSGEPAEEIPVVNAPDVLISATRTPTSMGSVNQAVTIVSEEQLRQQLAASPSRSITQILTKLVPGMSQNDQSMDSGTSLKIRGRSIAILIDGVPQQSSPTTELDLAHIDPSAIERIEIIRGATAIYGNGATGGLINIITKQPGEGKPSYYTEVQGSGSLTRVLRGLSGTVVQGFQGKKDWFDYNIVGSFNHQGGMFDANGSRTMPGTNTVGGFADTKNYNIMSKFGATFGDHRFQLTFNRKQSWQDTNYLVDPNVDALPRTFARYVPGLSLADQPKLTNTQISADYTHPHLFLDSRVHLQGYYRTQQTRFPTLDSRLFGGTDVLQGYNQSDVLGTRLDITTPIPLYGKPEIVWGMDFSSQHGAQSSTLYDQSVFDGSGGRVFSKNGDVASSPSRVFNSTAVFAQGEWTPLAALVLRGGVRHERVKVSSSDFTDSTTFLPASSIDFDTTVFNAGFVYHLLDPLDVFFNFSQGFSVPVGSIDNALGNVPPGTAISLQRLQPQRVNNYELGLRGKWSKVQASVSGYISKSSLGLNFDQFTNSLRRAPQTIYGVEATLDVQPIERVRLGGTYTFVEGDQTIAFNPDVRVPLNGFSIAPQKITAYLEHLTVPEWEWRNRVQVLYSGSRSRSLTAFNSGIDPTADPFGQTEYFLVDLISTVKAGPGTLRFGVENLLNKQYATPFNQISFTNSFYFAGRGTTASIGYSIYY, encoded by the coding sequence ATGAAGATGCGTCGTCTCATATCTACACTGAGCACTCGAACCGCGGTTGCTCTTGGGGTCGTTGTCTTGTGTCCTATTCTGTCGACATGGGCGGCCGAACCGCAGTCCGGGGAACCGGCAGAAGAGATTCCGGTGGTGAATGCTCCGGATGTCTTGATCTCGGCCACCCGCACGCCCACCTCCATGGGAAGCGTGAACCAAGCCGTGACCATTGTGTCGGAAGAGCAATTGCGGCAGCAACTGGCCGCCTCGCCAAGCCGGAGTATCACGCAGATTCTGACGAAACTGGTGCCCGGCATGTCGCAGAACGACCAGTCGATGGACTCCGGCACGTCCCTCAAGATCAGAGGACGGTCGATTGCGATCTTGATCGACGGCGTCCCGCAACAGAGCAGCCCAACCACCGAACTCGATCTGGCCCATATCGATCCCAGCGCCATCGAACGCATCGAAATCATCCGCGGGGCGACTGCGATTTACGGCAACGGCGCCACGGGCGGTCTCATCAATATCATTACCAAGCAGCCGGGTGAGGGCAAGCCAAGCTACTACACGGAGGTGCAAGGGAGCGGGTCGTTGACCAGAGTGTTGCGCGGGCTCAGCGGGACCGTGGTGCAGGGCTTTCAAGGCAAGAAAGACTGGTTCGACTACAACATTGTCGGCAGCTTCAACCACCAGGGAGGGATGTTCGACGCGAACGGCTCGCGCACCATGCCCGGCACCAATACGGTCGGCGGATTTGCCGACACCAAGAACTACAACATCATGAGCAAGTTCGGGGCGACCTTCGGCGACCACCGGTTTCAACTGACCTTCAACCGCAAGCAGTCCTGGCAGGATACGAACTATCTGGTGGATCCCAATGTGGACGCGTTGCCACGGACGTTTGCGCGCTACGTACCCGGCTTGTCGTTGGCCGACCAACCCAAGCTGACGAACACGCAAATCAGCGCCGACTACACCCACCCCCACCTGTTTCTCGACAGCCGCGTGCACTTGCAAGGGTACTACCGCACGCAGCAGACGCGGTTTCCAACTTTGGACAGCCGTCTGTTCGGCGGCACGGACGTGCTGCAAGGCTATAACCAAAGCGATGTGTTGGGAACCAGGCTCGACATCACCACGCCCATTCCGCTCTACGGGAAGCCGGAAATCGTGTGGGGCATGGACTTCTCCAGCCAACATGGCGCCCAGTCTTCAACGCTCTACGATCAGTCCGTCTTCGACGGGTCCGGTGGACGGGTATTCAGCAAGAACGGCGATGTGGCCTCGTCTCCCTCGCGTGTCTTCAACAGCACCGCGGTGTTCGCGCAGGGGGAGTGGACTCCGCTCGCCGCGCTGGTCCTGCGCGGCGGCGTGCGGCATGAGCGTGTGAAGGTGTCCAGCAGCGATTTCACCGACAGCACCACGTTCTTGCCGGCCAGTTCGATCGACTTCGACACGACCGTGTTCAATGCGGGATTCGTGTACCATCTGCTGGACCCGCTGGATGTATTTTTCAACTTCAGCCAAGGCTTCAGCGTGCCGGTGGGGTCGATCGACAACGCGTTGGGCAACGTGCCGCCTGGTACCGCCATTTCGCTCCAGCGGTTGCAGCCACAGCGGGTGAATAACTATGAACTCGGGTTGCGGGGAAAATGGAGCAAGGTCCAGGCCTCGGTGTCCGGGTACATTTCGAAGTCGTCCTTGGGTCTGAACTTTGACCAGTTCACGAATTCTCTCCGGCGTGCGCCGCAAACCATCTACGGTGTGGAAGCCACACTTGATGTGCAGCCGATCGAACGGGTGCGCCTGGGCGGCACCTACACCTTCGTGGAAGGCGATCAGACCATTGCCTTCAACCCGGATGTCCGGGTGCCGTTGAACGGCTTCTCCATTGCGCCGCAGAAGATCACCGCCTACCTCGAACACCTGACGGTGCCGGAGTGGGAATGGCGCAACCGAGTTCAAGTGCTCTATTCCGGCAGCCGCTCGCGATCGCTGACGGCGTTCAACTCCGGGATCGATCCTACGGCCGATCCCTTCGGTCAGACGGAATACTTCCTGGTCGATCTGATCAGCACCGTCAAAGCAGGACCGGGCACGCTCCGGTTCGGGGTGGAGAATCTGCTGAACAAACAATATGCGACGCCGTTTAACCAGATTTCCTTCACCAACAGTTTCTACTTCGCCGGGCGTGGGACCACGGCCTCGATCGGCTATTCGATCTATTACTGA
- the exbB gene encoding TonB-system energizer ExbB produces MNGLKEAVEYGVIGLLIGLSLWAVAVAIERWLCYRRIDVHAYPSIEECEIALTKRLVVIGTVAANAPYIGLLGTVLGIMLTFHTMGTSGAMAVTTIMIGLSLALKATAAGLVVAIPCVVMNNMLRRRVSELLAQYKAYHGA; encoded by the coding sequence ATGAATGGACTGAAGGAAGCCGTGGAGTACGGCGTGATCGGACTGTTGATCGGCTTGAGCCTGTGGGCGGTGGCCGTGGCGATCGAGCGGTGGTTGTGTTACCGGCGGATCGATGTGCATGCGTATCCGTCGATCGAAGAATGTGAAATCGCACTGACCAAGCGGCTGGTCGTGATTGGGACCGTGGCGGCCAACGCACCCTATATCGGCCTGCTCGGCACCGTGTTGGGCATCATGTTGACCTTCCATACCATGGGCACGTCCGGGGCCATGGCGGTCACGACGATCATGATCGGCCTGAGTCTCGCGTTGAAGGCGACTGCGGCAGGGCTTGTGGTCGCCATTCCTTGCGTGGTCATGAATAACATGCTCCGCCGGCGCGTCAGCGAATTGCTCGCGCAGTACAAGGCCTACCATGGAGCGTGA